From the genome of Bacteroides sp. MSB163, one region includes:
- a CDS encoding alpha/beta hydrolase produces MSFSFLYKWALVLGLLLGHVVAVFAQDTNMNRAKHVYELFVADQGDSIHALLNKNLQEKLSPEIFKDMFKQSEKQFGKLQAKGEWKQESAEGITLYYRDLKFERYSLRFLLSFDADGSMNTIRLMPVPAASTAKPVAYNKEKMQERDITVGADGFKLPGTLTLPVGKKKAPVVILVHGSGPQDRDETVGPNKPFRDLAWGLAERGIATVRYDKRTKVYGAACVPEGRNIDYDTESVDDAVAIIAWAKELPEVDADSVYVLGHSLGATLAPRIAEQADGLTGIILVAALARPFEDAIVEQMTYISSLTDSSANAKKQITEIKKQADNIKKLGTPEYDDKIPLLLNLPRSYWEFANAYKPVEVASKLTLPILILQGERDYQVTMQDFGLWRFGLMRNKNAFFKSYPKLNHALQEGSGKATPFEYNQASPVVGYVMDDIASFIHNGNLL; encoded by the coding sequence ATGAGCTTTTCTTTTTTATATAAGTGGGCATTAGTGCTTGGTTTATTGCTGGGACATGTAGTAGCGGTTTTTGCTCAGGATACAAATATGAACCGTGCGAAGCATGTGTACGAATTGTTTGTGGCGGATCAGGGGGACAGTATTCATGCTCTCTTGAATAAAAATCTGCAGGAAAAATTATCACCGGAAATTTTTAAGGACATGTTTAAGCAATCGGAAAAGCAGTTTGGAAAACTTCAAGCCAAAGGAGAGTGGAAGCAAGAGAGTGCTGAAGGCATAACACTTTATTATCGCGATCTGAAGTTTGAACGTTACAGTCTCCGTTTTTTGCTGTCTTTCGATGCTGACGGAAGCATGAATACCATTCGTCTGATGCCTGTGCCTGCTGCTTCTACAGCCAAGCCGGTAGCTTATAATAAAGAGAAAATGCAGGAACGAGATATAACGGTGGGAGCGGATGGCTTTAAATTGCCCGGAACGCTGACGTTGCCTGTAGGCAAGAAAAAGGCTCCTGTCGTAATCCTTGTGCATGGTTCCGGTCCGCAGGATCGTGATGAAACTGTCGGTCCCAATAAGCCTTTCCGTGATTTGGCTTGGGGATTGGCAGAACGTGGTATTGCAACGGTTCGTTATGATAAACGTACGAAGGTATATGGTGCAGCGTGTGTGCCGGAAGGTCGGAATATCGATTATGATACAGAAAGTGTAGATGATGCTGTGGCTATTATTGCTTGGGCGAAGGAATTACCGGAGGTTGATGCGGACAGTGTTTATGTACTGGGACATAGTTTAGGGGCCACACTTGCTCCTCGCATTGCAGAGCAGGCAGATGGGTTGACAGGAATTATTCTTGTTGCTGCTTTAGCCCGTCCATTTGAAGATGCGATTGTTGAACAAATGACTTATATATCTTCTCTGACTGACTCTTCCGCTAATGCCAAAAAGCAGATTACAGAAATAAAAAAACAAGCGGATAATATAAAGAAACTGGGTACGCCGGAATATGATGATAAGATTCCTTTGTTGTTGAATCTTCCTCGTTCTTACTGGGAATTTGCTAATGCCTATAAACCGGTAGAAGTGGCATCTAAACTGACTCTTCCCATACTTATATTGCAGGGCGAACGTGATTATCAGGTGACTATGCAGGATTTCGGTTTATGGCGCTTCGGGCTGATGCGTAATAAAAATGCTTTCTTTAAATCTTATCCTAAACTCAACCATGCATTACAGGAAGGCAGTGGTAAGGCTACTCCGTTTGAGTATAACCAGGCGTCGCCTGTAGTCGGATATGTTATGGACGATATTGCATCATTTATTCACAACGGAAACCTGTTATAA
- a CDS encoding DNA-binding protein, whose translation MAKKETSTKSFVLRVDAATMDAIEKWAADEFRSTNGQLQWIIAEALRKSGRMKKTKNTPSPEEPES comes from the coding sequence GTGGCTAAAAAAGAAACTTCAACCAAAAGCTTTGTTCTGCGTGTAGATGCTGCAACTATGGATGCCATTGAAAAGTGGGCAGCCGATGAGTTTCGTAGCACTAACGGACAGCTTCAGTGGATTATAGCTGAGGCATTGCGGAAAAGCGGGCGGATGAAGAAAACAAAGAATACTCCTTCGCCTGAAGAACCTGAATCGTAG
- the pelA gene encoding pectate lyase has protein sequence MKKLILNTLVLWGLFFSASATDVSTLKWSQVCSGAMGTEWYSSAQAQAIADVLLEVQKTNGGWMKNYDYHKLSSSDLAGLKNSRHDHSCLDNGSTTMEMCFLAKVWQGCKVEKYREAFDKALNMIFEAEKSCGGWSQYWPLDNNGGYRDYITFNDDLITNIMELLRNIHANKGDFADIVGEAEREHCQTSFDKGIEVILNCQVDDNGKKAAWCAQHDPADLLPAVGRPHELPSISGSESATLLSFLMTIENPSPKLQEAITAAVTWLDEHKIEGKAIEDYVNAAGEQDRRIVDKPGSAIWGRFIQLGGKTGKQVYNKLFNMLGERGKSRSYTYQGKTYTYTEEEIARTSYREDKAYQPIFAIYSDEVAHLYYRFLYNYDDTDPVVDSKGCPIATSLTASNRRSYQYLGSWCQRVIKDEYPAWKQKIDAGNEAGDATLHELSGITYTSSSADGLTYHFQNGFTISNAKGKQYANGQSNTLKFSQGVEYNISIPEDLKVVKVAFYGYDNYDVEAYLRKLNGVEYSPTDYVFPAKMNGEVTYVQHTIDLSDKPAQQNLDFSFEVKQCCVIITLYCVETKDPTGIREVSVEDSDVPVKQIRNGRIVIIKSGKIYNTIGQQIDN, from the coding sequence ATGAAGAAACTTATACTCAACACATTAGTCCTTTGGGGACTATTTTTCAGCGCATCGGCAACTGATGTGTCCACGCTGAAATGGTCGCAGGTTTGCTCGGGAGCCATGGGAACCGAATGGTACAGCTCTGCACAGGCACAAGCCATAGCCGACGTATTGCTTGAAGTCCAAAAGACAAACGGCGGTTGGATGAAGAATTATGATTATCACAAACTCTCCTCCTCAGACCTAGCCGGCTTGAAGAATTCACGTCATGATCACTCATGCCTAGACAACGGTTCGACCACTATGGAGATGTGCTTCCTCGCCAAAGTATGGCAAGGCTGTAAAGTAGAGAAATATCGCGAAGCCTTTGATAAAGCCCTCAACATGATATTCGAGGCCGAAAAAAGCTGCGGGGGATGGTCGCAATACTGGCCTCTTGACAACAACGGAGGTTATAGGGACTACATAACCTTCAACGACGACCTAATCACCAACATCATGGAACTGTTGCGTAATATTCATGCTAACAAGGGAGACTTCGCCGACATTGTCGGCGAAGCCGAACGTGAACACTGTCAAACCTCCTTCGATAAAGGCATTGAAGTGATTCTTAATTGCCAAGTTGATGATAACGGAAAAAAAGCTGCATGGTGCGCTCAGCATGATCCGGCTGATCTACTCCCCGCCGTAGGCCGTCCCCACGAACTCCCTTCGATTAGCGGCAGCGAGTCGGCAACCCTCCTATCGTTCCTTATGACTATTGAAAACCCCTCCCCCAAATTACAAGAAGCCATCACGGCTGCTGTGACTTGGCTGGATGAACATAAAATTGAGGGTAAAGCCATTGAAGACTACGTTAATGCTGCCGGAGAACAAGACCGCCGCATTGTGGACAAACCCGGAAGTGCCATTTGGGGACGTTTCATCCAATTGGGTGGGAAAACAGGAAAGCAGGTCTACAACAAATTGTTCAATATGCTGGGAGAGCGTGGCAAGAGCCGCAGTTATACCTATCAAGGCAAGACCTACACCTATACGGAGGAGGAAATTGCAAGGACATCCTATCGCGAAGACAAAGCTTACCAACCCATCTTTGCCATTTATTCGGATGAGGTGGCACACCTCTATTACCGCTTCCTCTATAACTATGATGACACTGATCCCGTGGTTGACAGCAAGGGATGTCCCATCGCTACCTCGCTTACTGCCAGCAACCGCCGCAGCTATCAATACCTCGGCAGCTGGTGCCAAAGGGTGATTAAGGATGAGTATCCCGCATGGAAACAAAAAATTGACGCCGGCAACGAGGCAGGAGACGCCACCTTGCACGAGTTGTCGGGTATCACCTATACCTCGAGTTCCGCCGATGGCCTTACCTACCATTTCCAGAATGGATTTACCATATCCAATGCCAAAGGAAAGCAATATGCCAATGGCCAGTCCAACACTTTGAAGTTCTCACAAGGCGTAGAGTACAATATCAGCATCCCCGAAGACCTGAAAGTAGTCAAGGTAGCTTTTTATGGTTATGACAACTATGACGTGGAAGCCTACCTCCGCAAGCTTAATGGCGTGGAATATTCTCCGACCGACTATGTGTTTCCCGCCAAGATGAACGGAGAAGTAACCTACGTGCAGCACACCATAGACCTTTCGGATAAGCCGGCTCAGCAGAACCTTGACTTCAGTTTCGAAGTAAAACAGTGTTGTGTCATAATTACCCTCTACTGTGTTGAGACCAAAGACCCCACCGGTATTCGAGAAGTCTCCGTTGAAGACTCCGATGTTCCTGTCAAGCAGATCAGAAACGGTCGCATCGTTATAATAAAAAGCGGTAAGATTTACAATACTATAGGACAGCAGATCGACAACTGA